The genomic stretch ATTTTTAGCTATGAATGATTTTAGGCAACTTTTTATAAAAgttatttattcaatttttttataacccTTATAAAatgttgtatttttatttaaaaatgttgtctttaatgttttatattgtaatattttttaagtgttgCTTTAGATATCAAAGACAACTCTTTTTATGGGTGGCCAAAAATTTTGTTATCTTTGCCTTACTCAAAGGCAACTCGTTAAAAATGTTGTCTTTACCTATCTAAACAAAAGTTGCTTCGAATAAGGGTTACCTTAGGCCAAAAATGTTGTAGTGGCAAGAACTatgtttagggtttatgattcAGAAAGGAAGGAGGAAGAACTATGTTTAGGGTTTATAATTGGTGTCAAGGACTACATTGGAGAATTTTAGAATGTATTCTGTATCAGCTAGCCATTTCAAATGTCCTACGTAAAAGTGGCAGCGCTAGGTCAGCGCTCTGCCTGCTGACTCATGCCGAAATTGGGTAGAAGGATCTGTATGTAGCCCGGAGTTCAAATTGAAGGATATATTTAGTGCAATTGAAAACTGAGGGGACAACATTGGTGGACGGACCAAATTTTGGGAGACTACTTTAGAAATTTACTCAAAAGAAAGTTTAACGTTGTGACTTCAATTTAAATCCTTTAACTTTAGGTCTTGTTATACTTGTTAACTTCAATTTAAAGGGTCATACTTTCACAGAGTCCATTAATTAATGATAGGCTCATAGGCCTTGTTAGCACTTGTTtgtgcaaaatttttttttaataatttttggattagactttatttatattaaactaaatactacttttttttctaaaatgtTAGGAGagcatatttttataaaaatcgGATCAAATTGACCGATTTGGCAAGAACTAGTCAACCTCaggtaaaaattttaaaattgatgaagATGAGATTTAAACCCAAATTCTCTTTATTACTACATACTTCTCTTACCATTAGACTTTGctatttcttattattttatatgatagttattaattatatagtaaaaatatacaataattttattagatattattttaattttatattcacttatgtttaaattaattatattttttattatgcataattattaatataaatattattaaacatgcataaaaaaatatcaaataattttattaattataatataattattcttttttattatataatatttattaatattattttttaataaatacatatagtatataacaattaataaatataaattagttagctactaattaaaattaaaatgagttactttaatataaaaataaaaaaatattataaagaatactaaaattttatataattatttaataataattgaaTTATAATTTGTTGATTATAATTTGTTGAGATTTGATTGTTCTTAAAATATcagtaaaaatatgtattttaaattttaattttaaatttttaattattttatattttttatttacgtaAGATTGAATTAACTGGTTCAACCAATAATTTTTCAGTTAAACTAATAAACTAGTAATTTAACCGGTTTGATTCTAATAACTATGGGGCAAAGCTTATGCTTGCCTCCCTTGTCTGCCTCTATGTACAAGTGAAGCAGAGACGCCAGGTGTGCACATGGAATAAGAGAAGCATGCATCAGTtgtgaacaaagagaaagaaagcaCATATACACTTAGCGCGCATTTCGCATGCCCTTTCTAATAAAGAAAGTGATAGACTGATTGGCATGttttaatcaataaaatataCGACACTTCAAATAACGTGTTTTGAGTAAATACgatttaaaaatcatatttatgTAACTTATTTCTTTTTAGGCGAGTGTAAATTTTGGTTTCAAATGtcaattcttttatttttataattttatcaatgTGACATACATGTTCATTTAATTTATCATCATAGGATatacatataatttacatgtaaTATAATTGATTTGTCAATATAGCACAAAAATAGATTACATCACCATTATAAAATAAGGAGTCCTTATAACACAAAGAAATACAGGAGATAGAATAGACCCAGCCATGAATCCAACACAAAATAAACACCAATTAATATATAAAACGATAAAATTAAACCTGTTTAAAACAGGCTAACCCTTCCGCATTGACATTAAAGCTCATGAATACAagaagttttattttatttcaaggtTTGCACTTCTCATCAAACATAATAATAACATGAACATACACATATATCtattcatcatcatcttcaagAACCATCTTAATTTCAATGTCCTTCATACTCTGATCAATGAGATTATCAAGTTGTTTCAAATCTGCAACAGTCATGTTATCCGGTAGTTCTTGATCACTTTTCATGTACTTATACATAGAAAGAAGCATCTCCTTTTCACGATTCTCCTTACGCTTCTTCTTCAGCAACTCCTTCGCTTTAGCGATTCTCTGCAGCATGAAGCTTTCTTGATTCATGTTCTTACTTTCGTCAATCACAGATGAATTACTGTACTTCTCAATCACTTCTTTGGCCCTCTCTGGATCTGGCCAAACCTCTGCTTCTTCAGATTCAAAAGGGTTCGAGATTATAGCACAAGCTTCAATGCCGCATAGAATGCTGAGTTCATTCACCTTCTTCAGAATTCCCCTCTTCCTTTTCTTGAATGTTGCTTTTCTTGCTGAGTCATCAGGAATGTAAGCCAACTTCACCTTCTTTCTTGTCATGGTTtggttttgtaatttatttACTCTTTTAATGCATTTTTTACTTTGTACATTCTGGACTTTATATGGACCTATATATGTATGTGAGTCACATTGTGATAAGGATTATCAAGACAGAGATGGAAAATTATCTCTACATATGTTGTTTCCGAATTTTCGGATGCTTTATTAAGACAAACATTAAAAGCTAATATGACAACTTAATGTATACATTGCATTCAATAATATTTGGAAATTCCGGTAGGTAATCAATAAGAATGTAgccaacaaatatttttaaattgtattttatactaattaattattattaattagtgattatttaaatttaatttttttaaaaatataaaattaatgattattAATTACTGTTATTTAAAGTTGGCTGGTTAGGAATTGTCTGCCTatacttttttatatttgaaaaaaaaataagccaaaacagcttaaatttattttatttagcatttattatttgttgatacaattaataaatattaaaaacaagaTAAGTTTGGAATTTTTTTGTCTCTCTAATATTATCgattttaaatttagtttacTAAACTAGTTCGTTTAAATAAGTGTTGAGAATTCGAATTCTGCCTTATACATACAACAACTCATTAGCCAACACTAAACTCTTATATGGAGCTTTGATCCACAACagattaatttttaacttattgaattgaaagatgccgtaaaaaatcaaatatataaTACTATTACTGTGTAATGGTTACAATTAAAGATAGCAACAAGATAGGTTAAGTACAATTTTAGTCCTTAAGGTATAAGCCAAAAATTTTTTCGTCCCTAActttttttgcatacaaaattGTCCCTTTGAtttaacttagttttaaaattgttctttttactaaaatattaaattttattaccaaattactcaaaattaaaaaaatgataaaataaaaaaaaaaagaaaacgaaaacgGACAAGagggagaaagaagaagaaatggaggcaACTCCCATTTCAGCGTGGTCTTCTCCCCTAGTTCCTCTCTTCGAACCCGTTGTCTTTgttgtccttcttcttggtgaACTCAATGGCGGCGATTTGGCAACGGTGTTAGAAGCTTGGCGATGGCTCTCTTCTGAACTCGTTGTCTTTGTCGTCTTTTTTCTTTGTGAACTCAACAGTGGCGGTTTAGCAACGACGTTAGAAGCTCACTGATGACTCTCTCCCGAACTTGCTGTCTTCGTCGTCCTTCTTCTTGGTGAACTCAATGGTGGCGGTTTGGCAATGGTGTTAGAAGCTCGGCGATAGGGCAACGACCCCCTTCTCTTTCTCCAATTTGTTCTCTCTCTACCCTTTTTCGCTCGCGCTCTCTCGTCTCTCTCACGGTGCTCGACGACTGCTCCGTGCCGCTACTACTCCCTAAGGTTCCAATTCTGTTTCTGTTTCTGATTTTGTTAATCACATTATTTCTAATTGTGATTTTATTAATCCATTATTAATCACATTGTTTCTaattttgattctattttttattttgttaatctattgttctgtttcttttgcttccgttttttatgtttcagATTCTGCTTATGTTTGTgttcctattttgttttcaattttgtttttgcttCTGTTTTCagttttgtttcttcttttatttcttttgcttcgaATGCTGCTTCTATTtctgtttctatttttttatgtttattatattatttctgcttcattgttgttattattgaagaagaaaaaaaagaagaagagatgcTATTgtgatggagaagaagaatagaaattGTGTATTTTGGTGAAAAATGAGAAGGATATTTTGGTCTGAAATAcaattttaaaaccaaattaaacTTTAGAGAcgattttttatgcaaaaaaagGTTGgagagaaaaattttttttgaccTATATTTTAAAGACCACAATCGTACTTAACACTAATATTATTGTAAGCGACTTCTAACAAGGATGAGTTGGGAAGATATAGGATGATTTATCGTTTGAATTATATTAAgagtaattacccaaatcaatccccaaggattttaaaaatggacattttagttctcaagaaaaattaatacacagatcaATCCCCAAGATTTTATTCCGGCAGACAAATCAGTCCCCAGTTCATTTTTCGGTAGAGTAATTACCGAGATCAGTCcccaaagattttaaaaacaaacattttagtccccaaaaaaattaatatatagatCAATCCCAATGTTTTTCTCCGTCAGACATAACAGTCctccataaaaaaaaattattattattattattattattattattaattgcacaataatattatatcataaaTTTTTCGTACTTTTTGGACAAAagtaatgataaatttattcattagattcttatgtatctattatatatatatagttactcaataataataataataataataataataataataataataatagtagtagtagtagatattattctacaaaaaaatttaagattaaaactatttgatatttttgtatttaatataattaaaagatgtcctactttaaaaaacatgtttgtattaaaagaaaatattttagtttGGATTTCAAAGCATCATTATTAACTTAGCTTTGTGCATATGAACGACGACACTAGCATATTAATATACTCTTTTCGTTAGAAACAAGTAAGGTGAATAATAATGCTTTGaaatccaaattaaaatatattttttaatacaaacataatttttatagtaggacatcttttgattatattaaataaaaatatcaaatagttGCAACCTtgaattttttgtaaaataatctctaataattttattattattattattattattattattattattattattgagtgactatatatatatatatatatatatattagaaataCATACATAAGAatctaatgaataaatttatcattatttttgttcaaaaaatacaaaaaaagtATGGTACAGTATTATtgtataattaataataataataattattttattttattttttggatggAGGACTGTTATGTCTGACGGAAAAAAATGTTAGGAATTATTAATcggtatattaatttttttgggacTAAAATGTCCGTTTTTAAAATCCTTAGGGACTGAGCTGGATAATTACTCTGTCGAAAAATAAACTAGAGATTAATTTATTTGACGGAGTAAAACCTTGGGAATAGatttatgtattaattttttttagaatctaaaatgtccgtttttaaaatctttaagaactgatttgggtaattactcTTATATTAATTGCTTGGTCATACATATTAATTACATgcattattactttctattacattatttcacattaaatgaaattttattatatatttttgtcaaatggttattatatatttatattattggTTTGTTGTGGTATGAATGTCAATTTAATGATACGAGACTATTTTTATAATAGGACGATTCATTTTTTAATAGTAGAAGGTTCAAATTCTTCAGATTAATTAATGAAacttgaaaaaataaattttgtacGCGTATAAATAGAAAGAGTATGGTCGCGTAAGATACTtctctctatatatatgtatgctaCAATATATGAAAGAGTAAATTATCAAGAAACATATGAATGATCTCAGTTATATTGAGATAATAATTTTAGAGCATATTAATACTAAAGTTTTCTATTTACGcttctttatcttatttttattttctcttctctatttgtttattttacaacacgttattAGTATGAGACTCTgattaaaatttagaaagacACAGATAATAAATTTACATTATATCAAAacttttttatcttaaatttaataCTCTTAATATATCTGGAGACAACTATTTATCATGAATATTATATGTTGAAATctatcttgattcaatggatcttgaaAATAATAGTAAGACTGATAATAAAACATCCAAGAAGGACAAAACTAAAGTTATGACCTTCTTTTATCGTTATGttgacgaaggattgaaaaataaGTATCTCATATTAAAAGATCTTGCATATCTTTGAAAGAATTTTAAAGAAACGTGTAACCATCAAGAGatagtgatacttcctcaagctcgatatgaatggacgcattTGCGTCTATAggattttaaatccataaatgaatataattcaaCAATATTCTGAATCATCTCACGAATGAAATGATGTGAAAAAAAGATAACTAATAATGACATgttagagaaaactttctcaaccttccatgtCTTAAAACTACTTTTGCggcagcagtatcgagaaaaaagaatttaaaaaatattctaatataattttttacctTCTTGTTGTTGAATGAAACAATGAATTACTTTTAAGAAATTATGAAGCACATCCAACTGGCGCCGCCCTATTATCTGAAGAAAATGCGGCAAATTATAACCTGAGAAGAGATAATTGACAAGGCTttagtaaaaagaaaaatatgtaaGGAAGAAAAAATATGTTCACAAGAAATGATCTCActagaagtgggataaagaaagaaataattggcaaaataaatcaacagaggataaatatttttgtttcgGTGGAAAGgaccattggtcacgtacctatCGTACCCAAAGGTATTTAATTGATCTTTATTaagcatctttgaaaaaaaatgacaaagaaaaggagacaaattttatttcaaaaaatgttatgaaaatTACACCAATAGTTAAAAAAGTTTAATATTTTGGTTTGTTAAGTTTTTATGTCAATAAATAATATAAGAAActtcttgttgaattttatcttctatatatttgaattttaagtatgatatttataaataatattaataaaatattattgttctgtttaaaaattttaaaatcaataaatatgtcaagttctataataataataataataataataataataataataatattattattattattattattattttagtatagGATACTATTCTTATGTACAGTGCTACTTAGATAAATAGTTCTaattagaaatataattttactGTACATATacctttatttattttatgttatgatcatattattattatttgtctttgaaaaAAATAGCAAATACAAATAATGAAGATATTTAGCTTGTGGATAGGATAAGTTCGTATATTATTcttaaaagtaatatatattttactcatcttgtattaaaagaagaatatgttagtACTATTATTAACTACgtaatgtgatagaaggctccagaagagttataattttattttttggaagaacaaaatttataataaataatcaatattgtCTACTAAGTCTTTAAGAAActtgttaaattttaaagatatttgtcgaaatggatatcatattgaaataACAAATGAGAAAAATCATGAGAACTAATATATCACAActgataattcaaataaaaatgttatattagAAGGGTAATATTACGATGCTAAAATGATTTTTTTCAGCACATGCCGAAATGAATTGGACACAATATATAAGACATGCGTGTTGGTTTTAATATGATAGGAGAAACATCAATTGAGCTGAAGCATCAGTGGACACAATGTTTGTCGAAATATAAGGAGGTAATTATGCCAGGTAATGTATTAATTTGAGGTTTTGTTGGACTTTTTTGTTATTAGATGTATTGAATTGGTAATGGAAAGAATTGATCCAaacataacaataataataataataataatattgtttttagaatatttggtgatgattattttttgtgtcgttcaaatattctattttttatgtGATATTAACGATGCAAGTCTAATGTGTTTAGATTTTTTATATGttgataagaaaaaaaattctatttttggtgtttaatataatttagattctgttaataaaaaattatatttttatatttttttgttgagTATTTAATTTGTGacatcaataataataataataattaaagcttgatatatttaattttgaatattGCATTGTTATTGTCCATGctaataatgaaattttttatttttagattttaatttttcatgttaataatgaattaaattatattcaggaattaaaatattattatttggtatactttattttttttttgtgttaaatATGCTATCTTAAGTAAAGTTAAATTACATTTGGAAATTAGAAaggaaaaataattttgattagtattttataatttgatgattttgatcttttattttttataaaaaaattgaagagcTCAGTAAATACAAAGTAATTAAGGAATCATTAAAAGTTTAAAAGAATAATGAATTTGTgagaaaataaaactaatatatatatatatatatatatatatatattagatttaaaaataagaaaaatttatattattaaattgattggagactaaaattatacaaattttttgaataaaaattagttttatacATGTCCTAAATAGATTTATATAAATCGAATAAGGCAAACTCAATTTTTAGGTATTTACATATAAATCGAATCTCAATTTATTATGTACATGATATACATAATAAATCGAATACATACATAATAAATAAgtatgaattaaaataaaaaatttattataattaattttttcttttaattcatacattaaaaatttttaatgtatttattaaaataaaatttgtatttaaggtttataataataaatttatagtcgtatgaatataaaaaataaaaataataaaatataagaattattatttatattacaaatttaaaaaatatatatttagaatcaaatttttatatgaacattaaatacttatatattaaaaataacataaaaataatggataaaataaaaaaatgcgaCAAGAAGACAAATTCTTTCGAGGGAGGAGTGATAatatatttcattatttttttgcTCACTTCATAAAAAGAAGTTGGGACATTTTTGGAGGTGAGTTTTGTTTCAAAGAAAGTCCTAGTACTGAGCACAtcttcaattattattattattgttgttgttattgttactatcaaaatttattatttttaattattaattagttatcaatatttaaaagtatgGGATAGAATATGTTATTGAATTACTAGATTAAAATaactaaactaaaaaatttgagttaataattaaataataaaaaaaataataaattctgatcactttttattattattattattattattattattattattattattattattattattattgttggatCAATTCTTTATATTACCAATCTAATACATCTATTAACCAAAAAATCCAACCGCAGTATTGATATATTTATTTGAGTGATttaaagttttgaaaacaaGAATGACTTGAAAGAAATGGAAAAAAatatgcaaagtggagaattcatgaagattTGTTAAATtcatggcgacgcgtacgcgtgactcaCGCATACGCATGAGAAGAAAGTTTGTcaggcgacgcgtacgcatgacccacGTATACGCGTGACAAGTATTTTCCGTTGGGTTTGACGCAGGCATTTGGACGGAGAGAATCTAAATTTTGTAAAGATCAAAgacttaaaattatttttcaatggtTAGAGGCAAAAATATCTGCGAAACAAAAAGTCAAGATctatttatcattttttcatttttataagAGTAAAAGCCCTTTCCGGTCCCTAACCATTTACCCGATGGACGACCCACCCCCTAAGTAATTTAAAACCCCAAATCGGTCCCTATCAATGATGGTATATGGACATTGAAGACCCTGCAACCGGTTCCCAGCAGGTGACATGCTGATCTGTCAGTCACTTGTCCACCTGGATTTTTGTCCTACATAATTAGGACTAATCGCCCCCTGCACCTTTGAAACGATGCGTTCCATGAAAACCATTATTCCATAAAACACCTTCCTCTCCCTCGTCATTTACCTTTGGCCCTAATTCAGCAAagctttcttcttccctccaaAACAGAGTTACGTTGAGGACGTGGGAGCTAGTTGCACTACTGCGTGGGAAGACAGGGTCTTCATTTGGAAGCTTCCTTTGAAACGGTAACGTATACTTGGTTCTCTTCTACATACATTATTCTTTACTGTAGTGAAGTTGAGGAGTATGTCAGGTAGTGGGGGTTAAATTAGCTTTGATATGTGAGTTCTCCCCTGCATGGTGATTATGGGTGGATCGGGTGAAGCAGTAGGTTTGTTTCATGAGTTAGGGTTGTTGTGAAAGTATGAAAGTGATGTTAAGTTTGAAAGTTTGTACCTTTGTGTTGGCTTGATGCATTAAGAATGCTTAATGGATAGGCAGGATAGCCTAGTTGCTGTTGAGGGTGTTTGAAGTTTAGCTCTGTTACTGAGTTGTGATTTGGTTTTTTACAGATGTCTGTGTTTGTTGCCCCTGTTTTTCATCACGGTGGGAGACTAGAGAAAGATTCAAATGGAGTGTTACGCTATGTAGATGGGAAGATTGAGAAATTTCCACCGATGGATGTTGATTTTGTCAACAAGAAGGACTTGGAAGAACTCTTCAGGGGATTAGGTTATCTGGAATACAAAGAAATTTATTGGCTTGATCCAGCAGCAAGAAACTTGGAGTTTGGGCTTCATATCCTTAAGGGTGATCAGGATATTAATGACATGTGTGAAGCCACCTTAAGTTGTCCAGATAAGTATGAGTTCTACATCTACTTTGAGCACCCGGTAAGCCAACCAATGCAAGCCGAACCAGAGCCAGAACCAGAGGAAGAGCCCGTTGTGGTGACAGATGAATCCTCATTGGATGACGGATACGAGAGTGCCGAGGATGAGGCCTACAAGCCGCCACCTCCTGGTTATGAGAGTGATAGCAGTGATATTGAGTCAGCAGAAAGGAGTGGaaaaaaaacaaaggaaaaaactTCGGTGTCtgcaagaaacaaaaagaaagtgTCACCCAAGAAGAATGGAAAGAAATCATCCAAGAGGTATACtgggaggaggaggaagagacaTGTGCTACATGGTGAATCTAGTAAAGGGAATGGAACTGAGACACCTCCAAGTGGGTTGGGTTCTGGCCAAGGGCCAGTTGAGACAGATATGGGAGGGCCAGTTGAAGATGAATTAGGAGGTCCAGCAGTGGCTAATGAGGAGAGTGATGACTACAAATATGAATATGCTTCGGAAGACTGTCATACCCCGGTATCTTCTGAGGATGAGAGGACAACGCACGGACTTGATTTCAATGAAGAAAATGAATATGGAGAGGTTCAGTTTGAGCTTGGAATGCAATTTGCGACTATGGAGAAATTTAAGAAGGCCTTGAAGGATGTATTTGTCTGGGATGGAAGAGATTGcatgtatataaaaaatgagAAGGAGAGGGTCAGGGCTAGATGTGCAGAGGAGAACTGCCCATGGTTGATATACGTGGCAAGGAACTCAAAAACAATGGCTTTTGAGATTAAAACATTTAACAACAAGCATACATGTGGAAGGGATTATGGAAGTAACTTGGCCGATAGGGTTTGGGTCACAGATAAGTTGGAAAAAAGGTTGGCAACACAGCCTAAGCTGACACCGAGGGAAGCAACGGAGCATCTGAAACAGGATTATAATGTTCAGGTCCATcctaaaatgatccaaagagCTTTGAAAGCAGCTAGGGAAATTGTGAACGGCAATGACAGGGCACAGTATGGGAAGTTGTGGGATTATTTGCAAGAGTTGCACAGGAGTAACCCAGGCAGCACGGCTGACATGTGTGTTGACCCAATTCCGCAGTCTCTACCACTGTTTGACAAAATTTACATTTGCTTAGATGCGTGCAGAAATGGTTTTGTTAAGGGCTGTCGACCACTAATAGGCCTAGATGGTTGCTTCTTAAAAGGTTATTACGGAGGGCAGCTCCTAACTGCAATGGCACTTGATGCTAACAACCATGTATTCGTTATTGCATATGCTGTGACAAGAGCTGAAAACACAGAGAACTGGATGTGGTTCTTGACGCGGCTTCAGGATGATTTGGGAGACCATCAAGTGCGCGGATGGAATCTGATGTCCGACCAACAGAAGGTAACTACAATTCCCTATACTATTCTGATATAATGTATGTTTTATGAATGTAACTCTGCACAATGTAGACTTGTGTTGAATGTGTTAATTAGTTGTTTGTTTAGATTTAAAGTGGAATATCTGCTAATTGAAGCAAAAGGCTATACTTGTTAAACTGAAGAAATTCATCAACATAGTTGGTAGTAAATACAACCAATCTAACCATCTTCCCTTACAATTGTTGGTATCCCTTCCATAGAAAATAATCTGTTAATCTGTGAATTGTCACCTGGGTTAGTATTTGTTTGTAATCGTGTTGTTTAATTTCTAGCTTTTGGTTAGTAGAATTCTGCACAACATAATACATTCATAATTAGTTTatgcatatatggttaagtggctTATGATTGGTCTATGTCTATTCCCAGCAATTGGTGTGTAGTTATTGGTGTCTTTATGTCATAA from Arachis stenosperma cultivar V10309 chromosome 9, arast.V10309.gnm1.PFL2, whole genome shotgun sequence encodes the following:
- the LOC130949300 gene encoding agamous-like MADS-box protein AGL80, producing MTRKKVKLAYIPDDSARKATFKKRKRGILKKVNELSILCGIEACAIISNPFESEEAEVWPDPERAKEVIEKYSNSSVIDESKNMNQESFMLQRIAKAKELLKKKRKENREKEMLLSMYKYMKSDQELPDNMTVADLKQLDNLIDQSMKDIEIKMVLEDDDE
- the LOC130949301 gene encoding uncharacterized protein LOC130949301, producing MDIEDPATGSQQMSVFVAPVFHHGGRLEKDSNGVLRYVDGKIEKFPPMDVDFVNKKDLEELFRGLGYLEYKEIYWLDPAARNLEFGLHILKGDQDINDMCEATLSCPDKYEFYIYFEHPVSQPMQAEPEPEPEEEPVVVTDESSLDDGYESAEDEAYKPPPPGYESDSSDIESAERSGKKTKEKTSVSARNKKKVSPKKNGKKSSKRYTGRRRKRHVLHGESSKGNGTETPPSGLGSGQGPVETDMGGPVEDELGGPAVANEESDDYKYEYASEDCHTPVSSEDERTTHGLDFNEENEYGEVQFELGMQFATMEKFKKALKDVFVWDGRDCMYIKNEKERVRARCAEENCPWLIYVARNSKTMAFEIKTFNNKHTCGRDYGSNLADRVWVTDKLEKRLATQPKLTPREATEHLKQDYNVQVHPKMIQRALKAAREIVNGNDRAQYGKLWDYLQELHRSNPGSTADMCVDPIPQSLPLFDKIYICLDACRNGFVKGCRPLIGLDGCFLKGYYGGQLLTAMALDANNHVFVIAYAVTRAENTENWMWFLTRLQDDLGDHQVRGWNLMSDQQKGLMRAAKEVMPYAHHRNCVLHIWKNLQQRFNNKQVKGLLWHAAKCTTQVQFKAAMEKFKSVCHGGWEYMNQFDPAVWCKAYFSHGPKNDSLTNNMCEVWNSMILEAREKPILTMCEEIRCTIMKKMAKHKRILGRCTGKLAPAQQWRLDRHIKPQSHKWNAQWSGDNDRVLFEVTRGKHKLGVNLQHHTCTCNSWQLTGMPCVHAVAAISRLRIKAAEEFVSPYLTMDAVRKTYDLCVNPVNSEEFWEKTDHPKPQPPRIIRPAGRPKKRRTETGAPPPPQVIGDKVRRTFQVTCSKCGEKGHYYKTCKGAPATPDWQPKRKKAKAATRAMCVLTENVAPAPPPIGNVANTEEPAPVNLEPLVPGTDEPAPMNQATTQAPNAQPPSAAPKFRPKQSVRRPQGHPMQPNQPSHNVQPQPQAQGLQQNSHAVSNETLAAASPGTSARLFQFIPTPGMKPPPKKQ